A genomic stretch from Bos mutus isolate GX-2022 chromosome 4, NWIPB_WYAK_1.1, whole genome shotgun sequence includes:
- the INMT gene encoding indolethylamine N-methyltransferase, which yields MEGELYKGEDYKTEFQPQNYLKTYYAFDSGTIAENEVLKFNLNNLFETFSPGGMGGDILIDIGSGPTIYQLLSACEVFREIIMSDYTELNLREVDKWLKKEPGAYDWSPAVQYVCELEGDRSKWQEKEARVRRTVKRLLTCDVNQPRPLGSAQVPAADCVLSLLALECACRDVDAYQAAIQNLVGLLKPGGHLVTLVALRCCEYMVGSRKFFVLSLEQETVEKALQEAGCQVLKCQYSPNKYSEAFCLNEGFCFVVARKGPGA from the exons ATGGAGGGCGAGCTGTACAAAGGAGAGGACTACAAGACAGAGTTCCAACCCCAGAACTACTTAAAGACCTACTATGCCTTCGATTCAGGCACCATAGCGGAAAACGAAGTCTTGAAATTCAACCTGAATAATCTCTTTGAAACTTTCTCTCCAG gaggcatgggagGCGACATCCTGATTGACATCGGCTCAGGCCCCACCATCTACCAGCTGCTCTCGGCCTGCGAGGTCTTCCGGGAGATCATCATGTCAGACTACACGGAGCTCAACCTCCGGGAGGTGGACAAGTGGCTGAAGAAGGAGCCGGGGGCCTATGACTGGTCCCCAGCCGTGCAATACGTGTGTGAACTCGAGGGAGACAG GAGCAAgtggcaggagaaggaggcccgGGTCCGAAGGACAGTCAAGCGGTTACTGACATGTGATGTGAACCAGCCCCGTCCTCTGGGGTCTGCCCAGGTGCCCGCAGCGGACTGCGTGCTGAGCCTGCTGGCCCTGGAGTGCGCCTGCCGTGACGTGGACGCCTACCAGGCAGCCATCCAGAACCTGGTTGGCCTGCTGAAGCCAGGCGGGCATCTGGTCACCTTGGTGGCCCTGCGCTGCTGTGAATACATGGTGGGCTCCAGGAAGTTCTTTGTCCTCTCGCTAGagcaggagacagtggagaaggCCTTGCAGGAGGCCGGCTGCCAGGTGCTAAAGTGCCAGTACAGCCCCAACAAGTACTCAGAGGCCTTCTGCCTCAACGAGGGCTTCTGTTTTGTGGTTGCCCGCAAGGGCCCTGGGGCCTGA